AAGTGCTTCTGTAAATGCAGTTTTGTTCAACGAGCGGAAAATCTCCTTCATACCCATTGTTGCATACTTGGCGCTCATTTTGAGGTAACCGGGGAATGTGAGAAATTCGATCGTGTCGCTCATACTGAAGTCTGCCCAACTATATCCCTCGCGCTTGAAAGCGGGTACGGCATTTGGTCCTGCTTCCACCCCTCCCTTTGCCATTCGGGTGAAGTGTACCCCAAGAAACGGAAATGCCGGGTCGGGAACGGGATAGATAAGATTCTCGACGAGGTATTCTTTCGAAGCAGCGAGTTTATAATATTCACCACGGAAGGGGATTATCTTTATCTCAGGATCGACGCCACATTGTTTCGCAATCACATCTGAATGGAGACCGCCACAATTAACCAAAAAACGGGTAGAAATGTCGCCTTTTGTGGTTTGGGCAATCAACTCATCTCCCGATGTTTTGAGGACAATAAATTCACAATTCAGTTTGATTTCACCGCCGAGACCGGTTATCAGTTCCGCAAGCTTTGCCACAACATTTCTGTAATCAACAATTCCCGTTTGGGGAACAAACAGGCCGTCTATTCCTGCACAGTGAGGCTCGTACCGGCGGATTTCATCGATCGAAAGTCGCTTAATTCCCTCAAGTCCGTTTGCCCTTCCGCGGGCTTCGATGTCATTGAGTCGTGGAACCTCCTCTTTTGAGATGGCAACCACCACCTTGCCGCATCTCTCGTGGTAAATGTTGTGTTCTTCGCAGAATTTATACATCATTTCCCTGCCGATTGTGCAGTTTCGGGCTTTTAACGAGCCGGGTTTGTAGTAGAGACCCGAGTGGATTACTCCGCTGTTGTTGCCTGTTTGATGTTGTGAGAGGGAGTCGCCCTTTTCGATAAGGAGAAGTCTGCTGCCGGGTTTCTTTTTAAGAATTGAATAAGCAGTGGCAGCGCCGACAATTCCACCGCCGATAATAAGATAATCATAGTTCATTATTAATTTACAGTACTTAATCTGAAAAAATATGGAGGGAAACTTAATCAAATTATTCCATTCTTCCATTTAGGATACAATCCGCAAGGATAGTTTTGGTTATTCAGATTAATTGAAAGCAAAAAACAGTTAATCAAGATGATTCAGCAATTGTTTCGGAATGGAAACCGGTATTAATTCACAACTGACAATCATTCATAGACCAGGCACTCATCAGAATATGATAAAAAAAATTCTCTTTATTCCGGTAATTCTCTTTTCTCTTATAATCACTTCCTGTGGTGGAGAACAACCGGTTTTTCAAAAGCTAAAAATTGTTGTAACGGTTGATGAATCGATTAAAAATGATCAGGTGTATATTTCAGGGGATGCAAAGTATCTGGGTGAATGGGATGCCGGAAAAGTGAAGCTGGACAGACTGAACGACACTCAGTGGGTGAAGACTTTCAATGTTGTAAAGGGTGAGAAAATCCGGTTCAAGTTTACGGCGGGTGACTGGTGGAGGGAGGCAACAGACAAATCCGGATTGCCATTTCAGGATTACCCGCTGGTTCCTCAGGGAGATACAACGATCAATATAAAACTAAATGGCTGGTTGAATGATTTCTCGGGTGATACTCTGAAACTTTCGGAATCAAGATTTTTTCCGGGGAAAAGGTCGGTTGATCTCAATTTTAGTGGAAAATACAATCCGGTTGACAACCCAAAATGGGCTCTTCCCGGAGTGGATGACAGAACCTGGAAGAGAGCCAATTCAATGCTTCTGCCAGACAGCTCTGAAACGAGAGAATGGAAGGGAACGGGGTGGTTCAGATTTAATTTCATAATCGACTCCACACTTTATGGAAAAACTTTGGGTCTCTCTTTGTTTCAGCTTGGGAGGAGCGATGTTTACTATAATGGAAGGTTGATTCATCCTGTCAACTCGGCGTCAAAAGCTGACAGCAGAAGCGAAACATGGTTGATGACTGAGATTAAGGAGCTGCAACTCGACTGGCAAAGGGAGCACCTGATTGCAGTCCGTTATGAGAATCATGATCAGGAGGAACTCACAAATCTGAATTTTGATGCAGGGTTCATCATAAAGTTGTTCCCGATCGAAGAGACTATAAACAAACTCCTCACCGATGCAAAAAGATACACTTTCAATCAGACTTTCTTTTCGATGGTTCCTTTTATTCTGTTTATTCTTCACTTCTTTCTCTATGTTTTTTACCCGGGGCAGAGACAAAATTTATTTTATTCACTAAGCCTTCTCGGACTTGCGGGAGTCACATGGTTCGGATATGAGAAGCAGGTAGTTACCGACCCCTCTTTGGTGATATTCTATTACCGTTTGAATTCGATCGCAGTACCATTTGCAGTTCTTTTTGGGCTTTTTTCATCATGGAGCATTTGCAGAGTAAAGTTTCCCCGTCGTTGGATTGTCTATGTCGCTGGTTTTATTTGTCTTGCAATCTGGGCATATCTCAGACCTGTTGGGAACATTTCCACGGCAAACTATATATTTTTCGGCATCTCCATGGCAGACCTTGGTTATTCCATACTTAAAAGTGACATAAAAACTTCCCGAAAGGGGGGATGGATATCGTTTGCGGGATTTGCCATCCTGGTATTTTTTGTCGGATACCAGATTCTGCTCGACTACGGCTTTGTCGAGACCCGCTTCTTCGGATCGAACCAGGTTTATGTTTTTGGTGTGCTTGGACTGATCGCTGCCATGTCGCTGTATCTTTCCTACAATTTTGCCTATGTCAACAAAGATCTGAAAATTCAACTGGAAAATGTAAAATCCCTCTCGGAAAAAGCACTCGAACAGGAAAGAATTGCTGCCGGACTGGAGCTTGAGAGACGATTAATCGAGGCTGAAAACGCACGACAGAGCAAGGAACTGGAATCTGCGAGAGAACTTCAGCTATCACTGCTGCCGAAAAAGATACCGGAAGTTCCGGGTCTTGAAATTGCGGTATACCTCCAGACAGCAACTGAAGTGGGGGGCGATTACTATGATTTCTTTCCGCAGGAAGACGGATCACTTACAATCGCGGTCGGTGATGCTACCGGGCACGGACTTAAAGCCGGAAACATGGTAATTGCAACAAAAGGTCTTTTGAATGTGCTCTCCGGGAAAGCATCTCTTTTGGAAATCTTAAAAAGAGCCAACATCGCCATCAAGAACATGAATCTGAAGATGCTGACGATGTGTCTGTCACTTGTTAATATAAGAGATGGAAAAATCATCTACACATCCGCGGGGATGCCGCCAATTCTGATTTTCAGGAAAGAAACGGGAACCGTGGAAAACCGCATAATCAAGGCGATGCCACTGGGTGCTGTTTTGGACTTCCCTTATTCGATGGAAGAAATTGAGTTCCAGAGTGGTGATGTGCTGGTTATTATGAGTGACGGATTGATGGAATTGTTCAACGGAAAAGACGAATTGTGGGGAATAGAGTCAATCCAACCTGTTCTGTGTAATTCCGGGACAGAGAACGCAGAACAAATTCTTGGCGCAATTCTTAGATCCGCAGAAAAGTGGAGGGGAGAAACCGCACTCAAAGATGATCTTACATTAGTGGTTGTAAAACAGAAAGAATGAAAGAGACTGTTATTGAATCTTTAAGGAATCAGCTCTCTTTTTAGTTCCTTGATATCGATAAAATCTGCCCAGTTGTCGAGAAGTGGAACTCCTGAAACTCTGCCGCCAAATCCCATGAGGCGATGAACAAACATGACAACATCAGTGGTTTTGATATCCTTAATACGGTTTTCGTAAGCTTTTGCGTTGTATTTCGCTGACAGTTCAACCGTTTTTTTCGAGATGAATTCGTTCAGCTTTTTCTGGAAAAGGTAGCCTCGAAGCAGTTCTTTTGAGTTTTCGAAATCAATCTTGAGTGAATCGTTCATAGCCCGCTTTTCTTTTACCATCAGAAGTGAATATCCATCCCCTCTTTTAATTGGTCCATAAAGCTGATTCAGTTCAAGTTTGGCAGCGATTATGCCAATATCTCCAAGAAAGATGGCAGGCTTCAGTCCTGTTTCACCTGATTCATTCACAAGCGGATCGGTCTTTCCGTACCCGCGGACTATCTGATCAAACGATTTCTCCTTACCGGTAGAGTTCAGAATGGTTTCAATCTCTTCAAGGTTATTTACGGTGATGAGCTGCAGGTTTACAAGGAGAAAATCTTTGTCCTTGAGAACATCTTTTCTGTAATAATCTTCAATTTCCTGATCGGATACCCTTGTTGAGTCGAGGAAGGAGACTTTTAGCATCTGTGAGAGGATGTTCTGCTTCCATGACACAAATTCCTTTTGAATCTCCGGCAAGGCTTCAAGTCCCTGTTTTTCGGCTTCAGAGGTGAGAATTTGCTGCTGCACAAAGTCTTTAACAAGCTTGTTAAGCTTTTGCAGGAGTATTTTCTTATTTGTTAGGTTGAATCTGTGTTCTTCGAACGCGAGATTTGCAAGGAAATCCCAAACGGTTACAGTTTTTGATTTTAAGCTAAAAAGCGGCTGTTTCAAGCCGTCCTCACCGAGAATGGATTTCACTGAGGCGAATTCACCGTCAGTCAGAATTCGTGAAGAGTCCGCTGCCGGTTTGCCATTGACTGCTGATTGTGTGAGTACCTTAAATATCGCATCACCGGTTTTTCGAAAACTTTTTTCGTCGATATTAATTGTGATTCCTGCAATCAATTCCCTCATGTAGTCACGGGTTCTGTGCATCGCCCGCCGTTCTTTGATTTTTTGTTTGATCTGTTGGGAGGTTTTGCTGTCAGTCAAATCCAGTGGTTTACTGATAATATCTTTGATCAAAAATACTATTCTACCAGCTTCACTGTTGATCGGGGATGTAAATTCTCCCGGTTTCAGACTAAAAAGGAGGTTCTCGACTTCCTCATCCATCAGGGTGCCCAGTTCCACTTCAAAAGGATTTTGTGCGATTGAAGCAAACCTTGGCAGTCTTAAGATGGAATCGACAGATACGGCTTTATTCGAGATTAGTGAGTGGAACTCGTAGATCAGAGAAGAATCCTTCGATACTATCGCTGTTGTTTTAAGGGTTCTGCCCGCTTTAAAAATACCGTGTGTGATATCATCAGGTGAGATGACAATAGCA
The nucleotide sequence above comes from Ignavibacteria bacterium. Encoded proteins:
- the lhgO gene encoding L-2-hydroxyglutarate oxidase, translating into MNYDYLIIGGGIVGAATAYSILKKKPGSRLLLIEKGDSLSQHQTGNNSGVIHSGLYYKPGSLKARNCTIGREMMYKFCEEHNIYHERCGKVVVAISKEEVPRLNDIEARGRANGLEGIKRLSIDEIRRYEPHCAGIDGLFVPQTGIVDYRNVVAKLAELITGLGGEIKLNCEFIVLKTSGDELIAQTTKGDISTRFLVNCGGLHSDVIAKQCGVDPEIKIIPFRGEYYKLAASKEYLVENLIYPVPDPAFPFLGVHFTRMAKGGVEAGPNAVPAFKREGYSWADFSMSDTIEFLTFPGYLKMSAKYATMGMKEIFRSLNKTAFTEALQKLLPEIQEEDLVKGGAGVRAQALDRNGKLLDDFYLKHTKNMLHVLNAPSPAATASLSIGEYIAEEVFK
- a CDS encoding SpoIIE family protein phosphatase, translating into MIKKILFIPVILFSLIITSCGGEQPVFQKLKIVVTVDESIKNDQVYISGDAKYLGEWDAGKVKLDRLNDTQWVKTFNVVKGEKIRFKFTAGDWWREATDKSGLPFQDYPLVPQGDTTINIKLNGWLNDFSGDTLKLSESRFFPGKRSVDLNFSGKYNPVDNPKWALPGVDDRTWKRANSMLLPDSSETREWKGTGWFRFNFIIDSTLYGKTLGLSLFQLGRSDVYYNGRLIHPVNSASKADSRSETWLMTEIKELQLDWQREHLIAVRYENHDQEELTNLNFDAGFIIKLFPIEETINKLLTDAKRYTFNQTFFSMVPFILFILHFFLYVFYPGQRQNLFYSLSLLGLAGVTWFGYEKQVVTDPSLVIFYYRLNSIAVPFAVLFGLFSSWSICRVKFPRRWIVYVAGFICLAIWAYLRPVGNISTANYIFFGISMADLGYSILKSDIKTSRKGGWISFAGFAILVFFVGYQILLDYGFVETRFFGSNQVYVFGVLGLIAAMSLYLSYNFAYVNKDLKIQLENVKSLSEKALEQERIAAGLELERRLIEAENARQSKELESARELQLSLLPKKIPEVPGLEIAVYLQTATEVGGDYYDFFPQEDGSLTIAVGDATGHGLKAGNMVIATKGLLNVLSGKASLLEILKRANIAIKNMNLKMLTMCLSLVNIRDGKIIYTSAGMPPILIFRKETGTVENRIIKAMPLGAVLDFPYSMEEIEFQSGDVLVIMSDGLMELFNGKDELWGIESIQPVLCNSGTENAEQILGAILRSAEKWRGETALKDDLTLVVVKQKE